TGACATTCACGAGCGACATCAAGAACGTTCTGATAACGGGCGCCAGCAGCGGGATCGGTGAGGCGACGGCCCGGCGTCTCGCGGCTGACGGCCACCGGGTCTTCCTCGGTGCCCGGCGTGGAGAGCGTCTGGAGCGGCTGGCGGAGGAGATCCGTGCGGCGGGCGGGCAGGTCGGGTACCGGCGTCTGGATGTCACGGACGCCGCCGACATGCGTGCCTTTGTGGCTGCGGCGTCGGCCGGGGGCCACCGGGTCGACGTGCTGGTGAACAACGCCGGGGTGATGCCGCTGTCGCCCATGGAGGCGCTGTTGACCGAGGAGTGGGATCGCATGATCGACGTCAATGTGCGCGGGGTGCTGCATGGGATCGCCGCTGTGCTGCCGCGTATGCGGCGGCAGGGGGGTGGGCATCTGGTCAACGTCGCCTCGATCGGGGCCCACGAGGTCGTGCCGACAGCCGCCGTGTACTGCGCGACGAAGTTCGCGGTGCGCGCGATCTCCGAGGGGTTGCGCCAGGAGTCGGCGGGCGATATCCGTGTCACGCTGGTGTCTCCTGGGGTGAC
Above is a genomic segment from Streptomyces marincola containing:
- a CDS encoding SDR family oxidoreductase, which translates into the protein MKNVLITGASSGIGEATARRLAADGHRVFLGARRGERLERLAEEIRAAGGQVGYRRLDVTDAADMRAFVAAASAGGHRVDVLVNNAGVMPLSPMEALLTEEWDRMIDVNVRGVLHGIAAVLPRMRRQGGGHLVNVASIGAHEVVPTAAVYCATKFAVRAISEGLRQESAGDIRVTLVSPGVTESELADSITDQNAREAMLAYRAVALPASAIADAIAYAVAQPAEVDVNEIIVRPAAGAQ